The genomic DNA GTAAAATCCTGAGCATAGACATAGACCAGACGGCTGTCAATGCTGCCATACCCGGTTACAACTCCCTCACCGGGGATTTCAGCGCTGTCCATGCCGAAGCTGGTGCAACGATGCTCGACAAAGGCATCCAATTCGACGAAACTGTCCTTGTCCAGCAACAGGGAAATTCTTTCACGGGCGGTCAGTTTTCCACTCTCGTGTTGCTTAGCAACACGCTTTTTTCCTCCACCCACAAAAATGCGAGACTTTTTCTCGCGCAGATCTTGTATTTGTATCGACACAGAATCTTCATACTCCTCATAAAGATTCTCCACCAAAACACAGCAGAACCCAAAACTATTCTAGCTGCGTTCCAACTAATTTTAAACGTTATTTAAAAAAAAGTCTATACTTTATTGGATAGTCGTTAAACATTCATACATTGTCACTAAACCCAAGAAGAAACTGAATAATATTTTGTCGATTATTTTTGTCTGTTCATCCCTCTAGTGAGGATAATAAGCCAAAAATGCGGTACTTGGTTTTGATAAATAAAACCCCATATTCAAAAGTGAAACAATATATGCTAATTTCAGACAACGGCCCATATCGTGATATATCGCTTGATTTTGCACGAGATGGGTGTATGTTCGTCGGTATACAGCAAAGTGTCAAGAATGATTTTTGCGACGTTCTAGTGCCTCAAGCTGCGCTACATGTGTGTCTATTGAGCGATCAATGCATTCACGCTGCCGCTCCAACGACAGAATTTTTTCGTCCAGTGCCTTTTTTGACATGAAGCGTTCGAACAACTCACGCGGCAGGGCAATGTTCACCAGTATGGACATCATAACACCTATACCTGTGTCCAGCATTCTGTTGAGCGGATAGGTGATATAGTCCTCGTCAGGCGTCAGAAGCATAACAATATAGAAAACAACCGAGCCGGAAGGGATAGAATCGTTCACGCCGAAAAACTGGCTGATTAAAATCATCACTATAATGCCCGTAAACAGAAAGATTGATTCCGAAAGAAGCTCGGAATGTGGAAAAAGCAAAGGGAACTGCTTAAAAAGATAAAAAAACAGCATCCCGGTAAAACCGCCTATGATGGTGCCCCATAACCGGTTACCACCTGTTTTAACGGAGCTTTTTAAATTGGTGTTCATCGCAAACACTGCGCTCATGCAGGCAAAGGTGGGATTGCGGTCGACAATCGCGTAAGTAAGTGCGCAAAGGGTGGCGGCAATGGCTGTTTTAAGATTTCTCATGCCTATTTTGGGAAGAATAAATAACGAATTCTTTTGGGATAACATAAATAAATAACCTCATATTCAATTGTAAAGTATGTAGAAATTATTGGGATATTAACGAAAATATCAGCATGCAGTATAGCAAATTTTCGACATAATATCAAGTTATTATAAGAAATATTGCACGATAATTGGTTGTAATCATCAAATATTTGCTTTGGTGTTTACGCGGAGATTGAAAATATGATATTTTACTATTATTAATGTCTCTAGATTTCTTAAGAAAGTAGGGTTACCGATGTCTGAAAATACCATGACGAAGCGTTTTGAATCCGGCGGCGACTATGTTGCCTCCGAACAGCTGATGAGCGCTGTCAATATTGCAATGGCA from Oscillospiraceae bacterium MB24-C1 includes the following:
- a CDS encoding aromatic acid exporter family protein; this encodes MLSQKNSLFILPKIGMRNLKTAIAATLCALTYAIVDRNPTFACMSAVFAMNTNLKSSVKTGGNRLWGTIIGGFTGMLFFYLFKQFPLLFPHSELLSESIFLFTGIIVMILISQFFGVNDSIPSGSVVFYIVMLLTPDEDYITYPLNRMLDTGIGVMMSILVNIALPRELFERFMSKKALDEKILSLERQRECIDRSIDTHVAQLEALERRKNHS